The genomic segment CGGGGCTGCTGGGGTCGCGGCGCAATTGACGCGGGGGCGTCAGCGGCCGCCCCGTGGGGTCGTACACTTCCAGGGTCACGGTGGCGATGTCGAGCGGTTCATATTTGGCGTCAAGGACCCGGGCGCGGACACGTGCCGTCTGTCCGATCAGCAGTTTGTGACTGTCGGGCATGAGCAAGCCCCGCTTGGTTCCGCGTTTGGCGCGACCTTGACCGACTTCGCGAATCGTTTTGATCCAGAAGCGGTCGTAATCGTCTTCGCTGACGGCGCGTAATCGCCACATTTCAGCGCTGCCCAGGTAGAACACGAACCCTTTGTTGATCGGCTGGCCCGCCATCAGGACCGGCGGTTCGGCGTCAACGCGTGAGAAATTCGCATAGACCTTGGCGCCGGCCTTATGTCCATTCGTGGGATAGCATCGGAAGACGCCAGGAAACTCTTTCCACCGGGCGGCCGACGTGATCGGATCGTCAGTCAATTGCAGAAAGCCCAGGCTTTGTCCTTCTTTTGTGAATTGGACGGGCCAGGGCTGGCTGGAATCCTGATCGAAGCGCGCGGCGCTGAAGTAGGAACTGAGCATCACCGGATAAAGATCCAGCAGCGGTCGAAATTGTTCGTCACCGGCGCCAGTGTTGTTGGGGTCGCTCATCCCAGCCAATGCTGGCGTGTTGACGTCTCCCGCAACCAGGATCAAACCCCCACCTTCCAGGCTGACCCAGTCGTAAAGCAGCTTGAACGAATCGGGGGGAATCGCTTTCCAGTCGGGATCGAACGCCATCACGACGTCGTATTCATAGAGCCGTTCGCGATTGTCGGGAAACGAAGCCAGCAGTTCGTTCGATTCTTGGCTGGTTCCCCGTGTCCCCGTTTGCAGGAAGACGTCGACATCGAACGACTTGTGCCGGAAAAGCAGGTTTCGCACGAATTGATAGTCGCGCATCGGGCCTCCCGCCACCAGCAGCACGCGAGTCGGGCGATCGAACACATTGACACTGAACGATTGTTCGTTGTCCTGTGAATTGAACTCTGCAATTCGAGTTGGAGTGGACGTTCGCACCATGTAGGTGACACGACCGGCTTGCGTCGGACTGCGTGAGAATTTGACTTCGACCGGCAGCCCATCTTCAGGAAGCATCGTCGTTTTTTTCTCGACACTGACCGGCTCGGTCTCACCCGGTGACGTCATCAAGAGTTCGACGTTGGCTTCACGGCCTGCCAGTCCATTTCCCTGGATGAACGCCGTGATTTCGAACGGGTCCCCCATCTGCACATCGGTTGGTGCGGCGATCTCTGAGACAGCCAGATTTACGGGTTGGTCGGTCGTACCGGTTCCGACCGCAATCAGGCGGACCTTGGCGGCCAAAGCGCGGTCGTGTGCGGTGGTCGGATCGATGCCCGCATTGGAGACACCGTCCGTCAGGACCACGATTCCCGAGAGCGTGCGTCCGGCCGCCTGTCGGATGAGTTCGGTCAAGCTCTCACCCAGCCGTGATTCCAACCCGCGTGGCCGCAGGACTTCGTCCCAATCAAGCGGCGGTTCGGGGTTTGAGCGGGGATCCTTGGCGGCGGGGCTGGGCTCCACAATCCGCGGGAACACACGATGCGGTCCGCTCAGGGCCGAATCAAATGTGAACAGACTGACTTCATGTTGTTTCCGAAGCGTTTCGATGATGGGCGAGTCGGCCATCAGCTTTTTGATGGCATCGGTTCGCGAGAGTCCCGGGGCGATGGTTCCCGATTCGCTCGGACCGTCGGCTGGATGCCGCATCGAGAGAGACGTATCGACGAGGAACGCCACGCGCGAAGATCGGTACGATTGCTTCTGGGTTCTGTCTGAGGGATTGAGGGCGATGATCAGCACCATGGCCAGTGTGGCCAGTCGTAGCGTCGTCAGCCAGATCCTCCAGAACGGTGAGAAGTCGGCGGAATCCCGGAGGTAGAGCCAGATCGTCCAGACGAAGACGGCCGCTGTGCCGCCGATCAGCAGCAGCCATCCCAGCGGGGTGACAGGCCAATCAAACTCGCGCACGGTCAGCGTCGCCGCATCGGCAGCGGCCAAAAGGGGAATCAGGGAGTTCGTGACCGAATCAAACATCAATACGTTTCATCTGTTGATCGCGATCGTCACGGCGATGGTTCGCAATGAGACGCGTCTGTTGTGCACAATTCCGTTTCGAATCGTCTGTTTTTTTGCTTTTTGCTCGATTGGAATCTTCATTTATTTGTGGGAGGCCACTTTTCCGCGTGGTGGATGGTAGCTGAGCCGATACGCGAACGCTTGTTCAACCAGCATCAGGAGGAACAACAGCGAAACCAGCCAGCGACGAATTTCCGACCCGGCTTCGCGTCCTTCCACCCAGTCGAGTTGCCCGTATTCCTGGATCGTGATTCCAGAAAGGTTACCCAAACGCTTTCGAAGTTCTGTCGTCGACGACAGTTCCAGGTCCCCTTCCGTCGGGACGGTATTATAAGCGATCAGGCGGTCTTCGCTGACCTGACTTTGTCTCAGCAGTCTCACTGTATAAATGCCAGGTTCATCGGTTTCGTCGAATGTTGCCGTCAGTCGATGTGGCTTGTTGGTCGCGTCGCCGCTCGTTGAAGTCTCGCCGCCGTTGACCTCGGGCGAGGCCTGAAGTCGCGTTGTGCGGTCACCTTCATCTCCCGGCGTGAGGATCTCGACGGTTTCCGAGTATTCGACCGGGTCGAGCGACAGGGTAATCGGTTCGCCGACGAAGCGGTGTTCGGGGTTGCGATCCGTCCGCGCCAGATATTTTGCGAGTTCCAGTTGCACCACGACATAGCTGTTGTCGGTGGCCCAGTTGTTCCAGTCGGGTTGAACGGTCGTCAGGCAGGTGACAATACGTCCTTTGCCGAAGGGATGTTCAAGGAAGAGTGGATCTTGAGTTCGCAATGTGGCGATCGTCTTCACGCGGTCTTTTCGCTGCTGATCATCCCGCACCCAGTCTTTGGCGGTTGGAAAGTAGCGGAAGATCCGGACCAGATTGATCAGTGCGTTATCTTCACCGGCGAAAATTCGAAACATCGGATGTCGGGCTGTTCGCAGGTCGGCACCTGTCGACGTGGGATCGACGGGCAGATCTTTTGGTGCGGAATCCAGCGGGATGGGAAACAGCCCGGTGCCTTTGCGGAACAGGGCTTCGTTGTAGAACGTGGGCTTGATGGCATCACCGACGAACCAGCCCAGCCCGCCCCCGGCCGCGACGAATCGTTCGACGGCATCGACAGAATCCGCAGGAAGCTCGGCAATGTTCAGCAGGTAGATGCAGGCGAATCCCTCCAGCGGACGGCGGCGCAGCGATTCGACATTCTCGACCGTGGCGTTGTAGCCGGTGGCTTTGGGGTCTGCGGCGATCGCGTCCGCCAGATACGAGGCGTCTTCACCAGCGGGATCGCCGTCGACGATCAGGATGGGAACGGATCGGGCGACATCGACGGCCAATGAGCGGGTATTGTCTTCGGGCAGTGCGTCGGGTTCGAGGGTCACGCGTAGCCGGTGCGTCGTCGGTGTCGAGAACCGCACTTCGAATTCGTGGGTGACTTCGGTTCGGGCGTCGATTTTCTCGAAGACGACCGTCGTGGGCAACTTTTCGGCGTTGTCGAAGATCGAGACTCGGACATCCGCGGCCACTTGATCGCCAAAATTTTTGACGGCGACCCGCATTCGCAGGGGTACATCGACGGCGGCCACCTGGATCTCACCCGACAAGTCGGTGATTCCCAGATTGGGATGCGTTTCAGGGACGGCGCGCACGAGATTCACCGAGACTCCCGCGGTTGACAGTTCTTCGATGGCCGAGGTGATCGCTTTCTGATCCTGCCAATCGTGTTCGCGGAAATCCGAGATCACATGCAGGTGCTGGATGGTTCCTTTTTCTCCCGCCAGCAGTTTTTTCGCGCCCAGCAGGCCCGTGGCCAGATCGAGTGCCTGATGCGTGCACTTGAACGTCTGCGGATCGAGTTTCGAGGCCAGTTCCGTGACGAAATCTTCGTTGACATTGCGTTCGACGAAGAACGGCTGTTCGGGTTCGGACAGGCGAATCAAAGTCAGTTTTTGCGTATTGGGCAGTTGCGCACCGCCCGCGACGAGTTGATTGACGATCTTGACGGCCTGAGTAAATCCGTTGGTTTCGGCCCAACGGTCGCGCATCGACAGGCTGTCGTCGATCAAGACCACATGATGCGACTGAGCGCCACGAAAGACCGACATTTGTGCCGGATCGAGAATCAGCCGTGATATCAGCAGGACGATTCCGATCACGATCAGAATTCGCAGCAAGAGCAGAAGCAGTTGTTCGATCAGCAGCCGTCGTTGATTGCGTTGCTGGCTTTGCAGCAGGAATTCCATGGCGGCAAAGCGAACTCGCCGATATCGCATCCGATTGATCAGATGGATGATGATCGGGGACGCAATCAGGCACATTCCTCCCATGACGAAGGTGGGATTGAAGAAGTGATTAGCGAGCCAGGCTGTCATGTCGTGTTCGTCTCGGGGCCGTTACGTCGTCATTTCTGGCCGTTACAAGTTGCGTTTCGCATTCTCGGAAGGCTTCGGGCGGGGTTTACCGCGTCGA from the Schlesneria paludicola DSM 18645 genome contains:
- a CDS encoding BatA domain-containing protein; translated protein: MTAWLANHFFNPTFVMGGMCLIASPIIIHLINRMRYRRVRFAAMEFLLQSQQRNQRRLLIEQLLLLLLRILIVIGIVLLISRLILDPAQMSVFRGAQSHHVVLIDDSLSMRDRWAETNGFTQAVKIVNQLVAGGAQLPNTQKLTLIRLSEPEQPFFVERNVNEDFVTELASKLDPQTFKCTHQALDLATGLLGAKKLLAGEKGTIQHLHVISDFREHDWQDQKAITSAIEELSTAGVSVNLVRAVPETHPNLGITDLSGEIQVAAVDVPLRMRVAVKNFGDQVAADVRVSIFDNAEKLPTTVVFEKIDARTEVTHEFEVRFSTPTTHRLRVTLEPDALPEDNTRSLAVDVARSVPILIVDGDPAGEDASYLADAIAADPKATGYNATVENVESLRRRPLEGFACIYLLNIAELPADSVDAVERFVAAGGGLGWFVGDAIKPTFYNEALFRKGTGLFPIPLDSAPKDLPVDPTSTGADLRTARHPMFRIFAGEDNALINLVRIFRYFPTAKDWVRDDQQRKDRVKTIATLRTQDPLFLEHPFGKGRIVTCLTTVQPDWNNWATDNSYVVVQLELAKYLARTDRNPEHRFVGEPITLSLDPVEYSETVEILTPGDEGDRTTRLQASPEVNGGETSTSGDATNKPHRLTATFDETDEPGIYTVRLLRQSQVSEDRLIAYNTVPTEGDLELSSTTELRKRLGNLSGITIQEYGQLDWVEGREAGSEIRRWLVSLLFLLMLVEQAFAYRLSYHPPRGKVASHK
- a CDS encoding VWA domain-containing protein produces the protein MFDSVTNSLIPLLAAADAATLTVREFDWPVTPLGWLLLIGGTAAVFVWTIWLYLRDSADFSPFWRIWLTTLRLATLAMVLIIALNPSDRTQKQSYRSSRVAFLVDTSLSMRHPADGPSESGTIAPGLSRTDAIKKLMADSPIIETLRKQHEVSLFTFDSALSGPHRVFPRIVEPSPAAKDPRSNPEPPLDWDEVLRPRGLESRLGESLTELIRQAAGRTLSGIVVLTDGVSNAGIDPTTAHDRALAAKVRLIAVGTGTTDQPVNLAVSEIAAPTDVQMGDPFEITAFIQGNGLAGREANVELLMTSPGETEPVSVEKKTTMLPEDGLPVEVKFSRSPTQAGRVTYMVRTSTPTRIAEFNSQDNEQSFSVNVFDRPTRVLLVAGGPMRDYQFVRNLLFRHKSFDVDVFLQTGTRGTSQESNELLASFPDNRERLYEYDVVMAFDPDWKAIPPDSFKLLYDWVSLEGGGLILVAGDVNTPALAGMSDPNNTGAGDEQFRPLLDLYPVMLSSYFSAARFDQDSSQPWPVQFTKEGQSLGFLQLTDDPITSAARWKEFPGVFRCYPTNGHKAGAKVYANFSRVDAEPPVLMAGQPINKGFVFYLGSAEMWRLRAVSEDDYDRFWIKTIREVGQGRAKRGTKRGLLMPDSHKLLIGQTARVRARVLDAKYEPLDIATVTLEVYDPTGRPLTPPRQLRRDPSSPGIFVGDFRVSLPGTYKLELNLPDSREQVTDEIVVALPKLEDENIRQNVRLLTDLVRDTGGQYLTLANAAEELSGLLPDRGEQFYVPERLRTLWDRDWVMYLMVILLSAEWLTRKLLKLA